Proteins encoded within one genomic window of Glycine soja cultivar W05 chromosome 1, ASM419377v2, whole genome shotgun sequence:
- the LOC114390863 gene encoding glutathione S-transferase T2-like, whose translation MQKFKGHYKQVVSLKKSGCTDNNVMLHAYAIWKEGEGSDFGLEHAWRLLKDQPKWLDQLTENCFKRTKISAFGAYSSSFNPETLVEDSKADTLPQILHPMGQKAAKRKRKGKRIRTSTNHVDLTGVEEAMRERNVLNARLAVLREKELENEYYDILMKDTSTMSKRQLKDHKAFCKIIRHKLGM comes from the coding sequence ATGCAAAAGTTCAAGGGTCATTACAAACAAGTGGTATCATTGAAGAAAAGTGGTTGCACAGATAACAATGTCATGCTTCATGCATATGCCATTTGGAAGGAAGGTGAAGGTAGTGATTTTGGTTTGGAACATGCTTGGCGACTTCTGAAAGATCAACCGAAATGGTTAGATCAGCTTACTGAAAATTGCTTTAAAAGGACAAAGATTTCCGCATTTGGGGCATATTCATCGTCATTTAATCCAGAAACACTGGTAGAAGATTCTAAAGCTGACACACTACCTCAAATTTTACATCCAATGGGACAAAAAGCAGCCAAAAGGAAGAGAAAGGGGAAAAGAATAAGAACATCTACCAATCATGTGGACTTGACTGGTGTGGAGGAAGCAATGAGGGAAAGAAATGTTCTCAATGCCAGACTAGCAGTCCTAAGGGAGAAAGAATTGGAAAATGAGTACTATGACATTCTAATGAAGGACACTTCTACAATGTCTAAAAGGCAACTCAAAGACCATAAagctttttgtaaaataattaggCATAAATTAGGTATgtag